The Rhododendron vialii isolate Sample 1 chromosome 6a, ASM3025357v1 genome includes a window with the following:
- the LOC131328683 gene encoding short-chain dehydrogenase reductase 3a-like: protein MSKQRRLEGKVAIITGAASGIGEAAAKLFVENGAFVVVADIQEELGLKVVASIAGPDVNRAIYKNCDVTVEKQVEETVAFAIEKYGTLDIMYSNAGILGPMDSILDMDMEEGFDRTMAVNLRGPALCIKHAARAMVKRQVRGSIICTASTASVLGGMGPISYSSSKHGQHSVRSDESSIYVSGHNLAVDGGFTVVDNSIAMIASQMLMKQKQ from the exons ATGTCTAAGCAGAGgag ATTAGAAGGGAAGGTTGCAATAATAACAGGAGCAGCCAGTGGGATTGGGGAGGCAGCTGCAAAACTATTCGTGGAGAATGGAGCGTTCGTGGTGGTGGCTGACATTCAAGAGGAATTGGGTCTCAAAGTGGTGGCTTCCATAGCAGGCCCTGATGTCAACAGAGCTATTTACAAGAACTGCGATGTTACGGTGGAGAAGCAGGTGGAAGAAACCGTGGCTTTCGCTATCGAAAAATACGGCACCCTCGATATCATGTACAGCAATGCTGGGATCCTGGGTCCAATGGACAGCATCCTAGACATGGACATGGAGGAGGGCTTCGACCGAACCATGGCTGTAAATCTAAGAGGACCGGCATTGTGCATAAAGCATGCTGCCCGAGCCATGGTTAAAAGACAAGTAAGGGGATCCATCATTTGCACGGCCAGCACAGCGTCCGTTCTGGGAGGGATGGGTCCCATATCTTACAGCAGTTCGAAGCACGGCCAGCACAGCGTCCGTTCTGATGAATCATCCATTTATGTCAGTGGTCATAATTTAGCCGTTGATGGGGGTTTCACTGTTGTTGATAATTCCATTGCTATGATCGCTTCGCAGATGCTAATGAAGCAAAAGCAGTGA